One Mycolicibacterium parafortuitum DNA segment encodes these proteins:
- a CDS encoding type II toxin-antitoxin system Rv0910 family toxin, which translates to MAKLELSRSLKMPAEDAWAHASDLSSLGDWMPMHQGWRSDVPDEITVGATIVGVAGAKGMRNRVTWTVKEFTPPSSLAVHGEGVGGTRYKLTMKVDSTGDGCTFTVRMDLGGAPLFGPIGAAAARAVKGDIDRAIEEFERLYA; encoded by the coding sequence GTGGCCAAGCTGGAGTTGTCCCGATCGTTGAAGATGCCCGCCGAGGATGCCTGGGCGCACGCATCGGACCTGTCCTCGCTGGGCGACTGGATGCCGATGCACCAGGGCTGGCGCTCCGATGTCCCCGACGAGATCACCGTCGGGGCGACGATCGTCGGCGTGGCCGGCGCCAAGGGCATGCGCAACCGGGTGACGTGGACGGTCAAGGAGTTCACCCCGCCGTCGTCGCTCGCGGTGCACGGTGAGGGCGTCGGCGGCACCCGCTACAAGTTGACGATGAAGGTCGACTCGACCGGTGACGGCTGCACCTTCACGGTGCGGATGGACCTCGGCGGCGCGCCGCTGTTCGGACCCATCGGCGCGGCAGCCGCCCGCGCGGTCAAAGGTGACATCGACAGGGCCATCGAGGAATTCGAGCGGCTCTACGCCTGA
- the truB gene encoding tRNA pseudouridine(55) synthase TruB yields the protein MRSNPTPGLVVVDKPGGMTSHDVVGRCRRLFGTRKVGHAGTLDPMATGVLVVGIERATKILGLLTATDKSYDATIRLGQTTSTEDAEGEVLHQVSAAHIDDSEIEAAIAPLRGDIRQVPSAVSAIKVAGKRAYQMVRDGEEVTLPARAVRIDRFDVLDVRRDGEFVDVDVVVDCSSGTYIRALARDVGAALGVGGHLTALRRTRVGGFGLDQARTLEQLADHAELSYSLDEACLQGFPRRDLSEEEAVDAAHGRPLAAAGLDGIYAATAPDGRVMALLQDAGARTKSVVVIRPATL from the coding sequence GTGAGGAGCAATCCAACCCCCGGTCTGGTCGTGGTCGACAAACCCGGCGGAATGACCAGCCACGACGTCGTCGGCCGCTGCCGGCGCCTGTTCGGCACCCGCAAGGTCGGCCATGCCGGAACGCTGGATCCGATGGCCACCGGCGTGCTGGTCGTCGGCATCGAGCGGGCCACCAAGATCCTCGGCCTGCTGACCGCGACCGACAAGTCGTACGACGCGACGATCCGGCTGGGGCAGACCACCTCCACCGAGGACGCCGAAGGCGAAGTGCTGCATCAGGTTTCGGCTGCGCACATTGACGATTCGGAGATCGAGGCCGCGATCGCGCCGCTGCGCGGCGACATCCGGCAGGTGCCGTCGGCGGTCAGTGCGATCAAGGTGGCGGGCAAGCGCGCCTACCAGATGGTGCGCGACGGCGAGGAGGTCACGCTGCCGGCGCGCGCGGTGCGTATCGACCGGTTCGACGTGCTGGACGTCCGCCGGGACGGCGAGTTCGTCGACGTGGACGTCGTGGTCGACTGCTCCAGCGGTACCTACATCCGCGCGCTGGCGCGTGACGTCGGCGCCGCGCTCGGGGTCGGTGGTCATCTGACCGCGTTGCGGCGCACCCGCGTCGGCGGGTTCGGGCTCGATCAGGCCCGCACGCTGGAGCAGCTCGCCGACCACGCCGAGCTCAGCTACTCGCTCGACGAGGCATGCCTGCAGGGCTTCCCGCGGCGTGACCTGTCCGAGGAGGAGGCGGTCGACGCCGCGCACGGCAGGCCGCTCGCCGCCGCGGGCCTCGACGGTATCTACGCCGCGACGGCTCCCGACGGACGCGTCATGGCGCTGCTGCAGGACGCCGGCGCGCGCACCAAGTCGGTGGTGGTGATCCGCCCGGCGACGCTGTGA
- the pptT gene encoding 4'-phosphopantetheinyl transferase PptT, which translates to MIAAPLLAGVLPGEIDALAAAELYTDPTELAPLPEEEPLISRSVAKRRNEFVTVRYCARQALVDLGMEPVPILKGEKGEPCWPDGVVGSLTHCDGFRGAAVGRREQVRSLGIDAEPHDVLPNGVLDAISLPVERHELGGMPGGVHWDRVLFCAKEATYKAWYPLTHRWLGFEDAHITFAVDESGQAGTFTSRILIDPAAEFGPPLESLAGRWSVRNGIALTAIVL; encoded by the coding sequence GTGATCGCTGCACCCCTGCTCGCCGGTGTGCTGCCGGGCGAGATCGACGCGCTGGCGGCCGCCGAGTTGTACACCGACCCCACCGAACTCGCACCGCTGCCGGAGGAGGAGCCGCTGATCTCGCGCTCGGTGGCCAAACGGCGCAACGAGTTCGTCACCGTGCGCTACTGCGCGCGGCAGGCGCTCGTCGACCTCGGCATGGAGCCGGTGCCGATCCTGAAGGGGGAGAAGGGCGAACCGTGCTGGCCCGACGGTGTCGTCGGCAGCCTGACGCACTGCGACGGGTTCCGCGGCGCGGCGGTCGGGCGCCGGGAACAGGTGCGCTCGCTCGGTATCGACGCCGAACCGCACGACGTGCTCCCCAACGGTGTGCTCGACGCGATCAGCCTGCCGGTGGAACGTCATGAGCTCGGCGGGATGCCCGGCGGTGTGCACTGGGACCGGGTGCTGTTCTGCGCCAAGGAGGCCACCTACAAGGCGTGGTATCCGCTGACGCACCGGTGGCTGGGCTTCGAGGACGCCCACATCACGTTCGCCGTCGACGAATCCGGGCAGGCGGGGACGTTCACGTCGCGGATCCTGATCGACCCCGCCGCGGAGTTCGGCCCGCCGCTGGAGTCCCTGGCCGGGCGGTGGTCGGTGCGCAACGGCATCGCGCTGACCGCGATCGTGCTGTGA
- a CDS encoding metallophosphoesterase family protein produces MSTDERRPTLWAVSDLHTGHTGNKPVTESLYPASPDDWLIVAGDVAERTDEIRWALDLLRKRFAKVIWIPGNHELWTTQRDPMQIYGKSRYDYLVNMCDEMGVITPEHPYPVWTEEGGPATIVPMFLLYDYSFLPQGAGTKAEGLAIAKERNIVGTDEYLLSSEPYATRDAWCRDRVNYTRKRLEDLDWMMPTVQVNHFPMVREPCDAMYYPEFALWCGTTATADWHTRYNAICSVYGHLHIPRTTWYDGVRFEEVSVGYPREWRRRRPYRWLRQILPDPKYAPGYLNEFGGHFQITQEMRDNAARIQQRIKDRA; encoded by the coding sequence GTGAGCACTGACGAACGACGCCCCACCTTGTGGGCGGTCAGTGACCTTCACACCGGACACACCGGCAACAAGCCGGTCACGGAGTCGCTGTACCCGGCCTCGCCCGACGACTGGCTGATCGTCGCCGGCGACGTCGCCGAGCGCACCGACGAGATCCGGTGGGCACTGGACCTGCTGCGCAAGCGTTTCGCCAAGGTGATCTGGATCCCCGGCAACCATGAGCTGTGGACCACTCAGCGCGACCCGATGCAGATCTACGGGAAATCGCGTTACGACTACCTGGTCAACATGTGTGACGAGATGGGTGTCATCACCCCCGAACATCCCTATCCGGTGTGGACCGAGGAGGGTGGCCCCGCGACGATCGTGCCGATGTTCCTGCTCTACGACTATTCGTTCCTGCCGCAGGGCGCGGGCACGAAGGCCGAGGGACTGGCGATCGCCAAGGAGCGCAACATCGTCGGCACCGACGAATACCTGTTGTCGTCGGAGCCCTACGCCACGCGTGACGCATGGTGCCGCGACCGGGTCAACTACACCCGCAAGCGCCTCGAGGATCTGGACTGGATGATGCCGACCGTCCAGGTCAACCATTTCCCGATGGTGCGCGAACCGTGTGACGCGATGTACTACCCGGAGTTCGCGCTGTGGTGCGGCACCACCGCCACCGCCGACTGGCACACCCGGTACAACGCGATCTGCTCGGTGTACGGGCATCTGCACATTCCGCGCACCACCTGGTACGACGGCGTGCGCTTCGAAGAGGTGTCGGTCGGGTATCCGCGAGAGTGGCGCCGGCGCAGGCCCTACCGCTGGTTGCGGCAGATCCTGCCGGACCCCAAGTACGCGCCCGGCTACCTCAACGAGTTCGGCGGGCACTTCCAGATCACCCAGGAGATGCGCGACAACGCCGCGCGGATCCAGCAGCGCATCAAGGACCGCGCGTGA
- a CDS encoding DUF3558 domain-containing protein, with translation MVAKLRLFSALCALVAAVVVVWQVEPAATAGPDRVDLRSTHAPLPLQTTTIKWPVLDLTDPDPFDPCRDIPLDVIERLGLAFTPPAHEDSLRCKYDAGNYQMAVEAFVWRTYEETLPPDAVELDINGHRAAQFWIMKPTDWNNRWWITCMVAFKTSYGVIQQSLFYSPVYSEPDPDCMQTNLQRAHELSPYYVY, from the coding sequence ATGGTCGCCAAGCTGCGACTGTTCTCGGCGCTGTGCGCGCTGGTCGCAGCGGTGGTCGTGGTCTGGCAGGTGGAACCCGCGGCGACCGCCGGGCCCGACCGGGTCGACCTGCGGTCGACGCATGCGCCGCTGCCACTGCAGACGACGACGATCAAATGGCCGGTGCTCGATCTGACCGACCCCGATCCGTTCGACCCGTGCCGTGACATCCCGCTCGACGTGATCGAGCGCCTCGGGCTGGCGTTCACCCCGCCGGCGCACGAGGACAGCCTGCGCTGCAAGTACGACGCCGGGAACTACCAGATGGCGGTCGAGGCCTTCGTGTGGCGCACCTACGAGGAGACGCTGCCGCCCGACGCCGTCGAACTCGACATCAACGGCCACCGGGCCGCCCAGTTCTGGATCATGAAGCCGACGGACTGGAACAACCGCTGGTGGATCACCTGCATGGTCGCGTTCAAGACCAGCTACGGGGTGATCCAGCAGTCCCTGTTCTATTCGCCGGTCTACTCCGAGCCCGACCCCGACTGCATGCAGACCAATCTGCAGCGCGCCCACGAGCTCAGCCCGTATTACGTCTACTGA
- a CDS encoding CocE/NonD family hydrolase — MTRLQQAALTKLGSVLRLPPATTEFAVHRHLPVPMRDGVDLVADHYAPHTTTPAGTLLVRGPYGRGWPFSALFGAVYAARGYHVVVQSVRGTFGSGGEFDPFVNEAADGADTVGWLRTRPWFTGTFATLGLSYLGWTQWALLSDPPPELKAAVITVGPHDISGPRWGTGSFALNDFLGWSDLVSRQEDPRRLRVLLHQLRAQRLVTRAALGTPLGESSRALLGDGAPWFESWLEHPAPDDPFWTRLRADDALDHSEVPVLFLTGWQDLFLEQTLEQYRRLRTRGVATGLTIGPWTHGHMMTKAAPTVLRETMDWLGTHLAGAPAGRPAPVRIHVHGAGWRELPDWPPVTDEQVLYPVSGRRLTSHAGESGQVTFVYNPADPTPTVGGRLLSPVGGYRDDTELARRADTVTFTSTPLPADLRVIGAPVVELAHECPNPHNDLFVRISQVESDGTSHNVSDGYLASAPVSGTARVDLDATGWTFPAGSRIRLLVAGGSHPRFLRNHGTSESASTATSFATARHTLRLGGQTRVTLPVSAD, encoded by the coding sequence GTGACCCGCCTGCAGCAGGCCGCGCTGACCAAGCTCGGCAGCGTATTGCGGCTCCCCCCGGCAACCACCGAGTTCGCCGTGCACCGGCATCTGCCGGTGCCGATGCGCGACGGCGTCGACCTCGTCGCCGACCACTACGCGCCGCACACCACCACGCCCGCGGGCACGCTGCTGGTGCGCGGCCCGTACGGGCGAGGCTGGCCGTTCTCGGCGCTGTTCGGCGCGGTGTACGCCGCGCGCGGCTACCACGTGGTGGTGCAGAGCGTGCGCGGCACGTTCGGTTCCGGCGGCGAGTTCGACCCGTTCGTCAACGAGGCCGCCGACGGCGCCGACACCGTCGGGTGGCTTCGGACCCGACCGTGGTTCACCGGCACCTTCGCGACCCTCGGGCTGTCCTACCTGGGCTGGACGCAGTGGGCTCTGTTGTCCGATCCGCCGCCGGAGTTGAAGGCGGCCGTGATCACCGTCGGCCCCCACGACATAAGCGGACCTCGTTGGGGCACCGGGTCGTTCGCGCTGAACGATTTCCTCGGCTGGAGCGATCTGGTCTCCCGCCAGGAGGATCCGCGACGGCTGCGGGTGCTGCTGCACCAACTGCGGGCGCAACGGCTGGTCACCCGGGCCGCGCTGGGCACACCGCTGGGCGAGTCGAGCCGGGCGCTGCTCGGCGACGGCGCACCGTGGTTCGAATCCTGGCTGGAGCATCCCGCCCCCGACGACCCGTTCTGGACCCGGCTGCGCGCCGACGACGCGCTCGACCACAGCGAGGTGCCGGTGCTGTTCCTGACGGGATGGCAGGACCTGTTCCTTGAGCAGACGCTCGAGCAGTACCGCCGGCTGCGCACCCGCGGGGTGGCCACCGGCCTGACCATCGGACCGTGGACGCACGGTCACATGATGACCAAGGCCGCACCGACAGTGCTGCGCGAGACGATGGACTGGCTCGGCACTCATCTCGCCGGGGCGCCGGCGGGCAGGCCGGCACCGGTCCGCATCCACGTCCACGGCGCGGGGTGGCGTGAACTGCCCGACTGGCCGCCGGTCACCGACGAGCAGGTGCTCTATCCCGTGTCCGGCCGCCGATTGACCTCGCACGCAGGCGAATCCGGTCAGGTGACGTTCGTGTACAACCCGGCCGATCCGACGCCGACGGTCGGCGGCCGGCTGTTGTCCCCGGTGGGCGGCTATCGCGACGACACCGAACTGGCCCGCCGCGCCGACACGGTGACGTTCACGAGCACCCCGCTGCCTGCCGATCTTCGGGTGATCGGGGCACCGGTGGTAGAGCTGGCGCACGAATGCCCGAACCCGCACAACGATCTGTTCGTCCGGATCAGCCAGGTCGAATCCGACGGCACCTCACACAACGTCAGCGACGGCTACCTGGCCTCGGCGCCGGTGTCGGGCACCGCCCGCGTCGACCTCGACGCGACCGGGTGGACGTTCCCCGCCGGGTCGCGGATCAGGCTGCTGGTCGCGGGCGGATCCCATCCGAGGTTCCTACGCAACCACGGGACCAGTGAATCAGCTTCCACAGCAACGAGTTTCGCGACGGCCCGGCACACGCTCCGGTTGGGTGGGCAGACCCGTGTGACGCTGCCGGTGTCAGCCGACTGA
- a CDS encoding DUF1802 family protein — protein MTATPTHPALKEWGAAVHALLDGRQTVLLRKGGIHEKRFEVAPEVARSRFLLFPTVAHSHAERVRAEHRDLLETAACDSTDDAVVLRAGARVVAAISVERPDGLEEIAPLHIWTAQSVQEDRLDFRPRHRLTVLVVSAAPLEAPVRLARTPEYRGCSSWVQLPVSPAWGAPVHDDATLESIAARVRDSVG, from the coding sequence GTGACCGCGACGCCGACCCACCCCGCGCTCAAGGAGTGGGGCGCCGCGGTGCACGCGCTGCTCGACGGCCGACAGACCGTGCTGCTGCGCAAGGGCGGCATCCACGAGAAACGATTCGAGGTCGCCCCCGAGGTGGCCCGGTCGCGGTTCCTGCTGTTTCCGACGGTCGCACACAGCCACGCCGAGCGGGTCCGCGCCGAACACCGCGACCTACTGGAGACTGCGGCCTGCGACAGCACCGATGACGCCGTCGTGCTGCGGGCCGGTGCCCGGGTGGTCGCGGCGATCTCGGTGGAACGCCCCGACGGATTGGAAGAGATTGCGCCGCTGCATATCTGGACGGCGCAGTCGGTGCAGGAGGATCGCCTCGATTTCCGGCCACGGCACCGTCTGACCGTGCTCGTCGTGTCGGCGGCCCCGCTCGAGGCGCCGGTGCGGCTCGCGCGCACCCCGGAGTACCGGGGTTGTTCGAGCTGGGTGCAGCTGCCGGTCAGCCCGGCCTGGGGGGCACCGGTGCACGACGACGCGACCCTGGAGTCGATCGCGGCGCGGGTACGCGATTCAGTCGGCTGA
- a CDS encoding DUF2277 domain-containing protein, with protein MCRNITELRGLEPAATADEIEAAARQYVRKVSGITRPSGANVEAFEAAVAEVTDSTRRLLAGLQPRRQPPKTVPPLRRPEVRARLNLA; from the coding sequence ATGTGCCGAAACATCACCGAGCTGCGGGGCCTGGAGCCGGCCGCGACGGCCGACGAGATCGAGGCCGCTGCCCGCCAGTACGTCCGCAAGGTCAGCGGGATCACCCGGCCGTCGGGGGCCAACGTCGAGGCGTTCGAGGCCGCGGTCGCCGAGGTCACCGACTCCACCCGCCGGCTGCTGGCCGGCCTGCAGCCCCGCAGACAGCCACCGAAAACCGTTCCGCCGCTGCGCCGCCCCGAGGTGCGTGCCCGGTTGAATCTCGCGTGA
- a CDS encoding enoyl-CoA hydratase, with amino-acid sequence MSTENSAADVLLVDTTDRVRTLTLNRPGSRNALSAALRHELFGALRQAQTDDDVDVVILTGADPVFCAGLDLKELGDTTELPDISPKWPPMTKPVIGAINGPAVTGGLEIALYCDILIASEHARFADTHARVGLLPTWGLSVRLPQKVGVGMARRMSMTGDYLSAEDALRCGLVTQVVPHAELLDTARSIAASIVGNNQKAVRALLASYHDIDDAQNGGALWQEASAAREWMKSTSGDDIAASRSSVIDRGRSQVRP; translated from the coding sequence ATGAGCACCGAGAACTCCGCCGCCGATGTCCTGCTGGTCGACACCACCGACCGTGTCCGCACGCTGACGCTGAACCGGCCCGGTTCGCGCAACGCGCTCTCGGCGGCGCTGCGCCACGAGCTGTTCGGGGCGCTGCGGCAGGCCCAGACCGACGACGACGTCGACGTGGTTATCCTGACCGGCGCCGATCCGGTGTTCTGCGCGGGCCTGGACCTCAAGGAGCTCGGCGACACCACCGAACTGCCGGACATCTCGCCGAAGTGGCCGCCGATGACCAAGCCGGTGATCGGCGCGATCAACGGGCCCGCGGTGACCGGCGGGCTGGAGATCGCGCTGTACTGCGACATCCTGATCGCGTCGGAGCACGCCCGATTCGCCGACACCCACGCCCGGGTCGGGCTGCTTCCGACCTGGGGTCTGTCGGTGCGGCTGCCGCAGAAGGTCGGTGTCGGGATGGCGCGGCGGATGAGCATGACCGGCGATTACCTGTCGGCCGAGGATGCGCTGCGCTGCGGTCTGGTCACCCAGGTGGTGCCGCATGCCGAGCTGCTCGACACCGCCCGTTCGATCGCCGCGTCCATCGTCGGCAACAACCAGAAGGCCGTGCGCGCGTTGCTGGCGTCGTACCACGACATCGACGACGCGCAGAACGGGGGCGCGCTGTGGCAGGAGGCCTCGGCGGCCCGCGAGTGGATGAAGAGCACCAGCGGCGACGACATCGCGGCCAGCCGCAGCAGCGTGATCGACCGCGGCCGATCCCAGGTGCGGCCGTAG
- a CDS encoding MATE family efflux transporter: MADGVAPATSRRIAGLALPALGVLAAEPIYLLFDLAVIGRLGALSLAGLAIGALIMGVLSSQLTFLSYGTTARAARFYGAGDRATAVQEGVQATYLALGIGVTVVAAVQLTAVPLVSALAAGGEIADAALPWVRIASLAVPAILIAAAGNGWMRGVQDTVRPLRYVVVGFALSAVLCPVLVYGWFGAPELGLPGSAVANVVGQWLAAALFCRALVVEKVPLRLQPAVVRAQVMMGRDLVLRTMAFQACFISAGAVAARFGAASVAAHQVVLQLWSFLALVLDSLAIAAQSLVGAALGAGQLAHAKAVAWRVTIFSTVAGFVLAAVFALGSSVFPTVFTSDQSVLDEIGVPWWFLVAQLPVAGIVFALDGVLLGAGDATFMRNATLASALLGFLPLIWLSLAFGWGLLGIWAGLSTFMVLRLVFVGWRALSGRWLIPGTR; the protein is encoded by the coding sequence TTGGCTGACGGCGTCGCTCCGGCCACCAGCCGGCGCATCGCCGGGTTGGCGCTGCCGGCGTTGGGAGTGCTTGCCGCAGAACCCATCTACCTGCTGTTCGACCTGGCCGTCATCGGCCGGCTGGGTGCGCTCAGCCTGGCCGGGCTGGCGATCGGGGCGCTGATCATGGGTGTGCTGAGCTCGCAGCTGACGTTCCTGTCCTACGGCACGACGGCACGCGCAGCCCGGTTCTACGGTGCCGGTGACCGCGCCACCGCGGTGCAGGAGGGCGTGCAGGCGACATATCTGGCGCTGGGGATCGGCGTGACCGTGGTGGCCGCGGTGCAACTGACGGCGGTGCCGCTGGTGTCGGCGTTGGCCGCCGGCGGGGAGATCGCCGATGCCGCGCTGCCGTGGGTGCGGATCGCCAGCCTGGCGGTGCCCGCGATCCTGATCGCCGCCGCCGGGAACGGCTGGATGCGCGGTGTGCAGGACACCGTGCGGCCACTGCGCTATGTGGTCGTCGGATTCGCGTTGTCGGCGGTGCTGTGTCCGGTGCTGGTCTACGGCTGGTTCGGCGCGCCGGAGCTGGGGCTGCCGGGGTCGGCGGTCGCCAACGTGGTGGGGCAGTGGCTGGCCGCCGCGCTGTTCTGCCGGGCCCTGGTGGTCGAGAAGGTCCCGTTGCGGCTGCAGCCCGCGGTGGTGCGCGCCCAGGTCATGATGGGACGCGACCTGGTGTTGCGCACCATGGCCTTCCAGGCCTGCTTCATCTCCGCGGGTGCCGTCGCGGCCCGGTTCGGAGCCGCTTCGGTCGCCGCCCACCAGGTCGTGCTGCAGTTGTGGAGTTTCCTTGCGCTGGTGCTGGATTCGCTGGCGATCGCCGCGCAGTCACTGGTCGGTGCCGCGCTCGGCGCCGGGCAGCTCGCGCACGCCAAGGCGGTCGCGTGGCGGGTGACGATCTTCTCCACGGTCGCCGGGTTCGTGTTGGCCGCGGTGTTCGCGCTGGGGTCGTCGGTGTTCCCGACGGTGTTCACCTCCGATCAGTCGGTGCTCGACGAGATCGGCGTGCCGTGGTGGTTCCTGGTCGCGCAACTTCCCGTCGCCGGGATCGTGTTCGCACTCGACGGCGTGCTGCTCGGCGCCGGCGATGCGACGTTCATGCGCAACGCGACGCTGGCCAGCGCGTTGCTCGGGTTCCTGCCGCTGATCTGGTTGTCGCTGGCGTTCGGGTGGGGTCTGCTCGGGATCTGGGCCGGGCTGAGCACGTTCATGGTGCTGCGGTTGGTCTTCGTCGGGTGGCGCGCGCTGTCGGGCCGCTGGCTGATCCCGGGAACCCGCTGA
- a CDS encoding DHH family phosphoesterase, whose product MPGVSVDACGAAELLTRAERVSIVCHVFPDADTIGAGLALALVLDAAGTSVEVSFAEPDTLPDSLHSLPGGHLLVPPARMRRDADLVVTVDIPSVNRLGALAEIAERAADVLVIDHHASNQLFGTANFVDPTADSTTMLVAELLDAWGKPIDLAVAHCLYAGLTTDTGSFRWASARAHRLAARLVEVGVDNAAISRTLLDTHPFAWLPMLSRVLGSAELVTDAAGGRGFVYAVVDHDELANARPEEVESIVDIVRTTAQAEVAAVFKEIGPARWSVSMRAKTFDVAAVAGTFGGGGHRVAAGYSATGSAADVVAALRAALG is encoded by the coding sequence ATCCCGGGCGTGAGCGTGGACGCCTGCGGTGCGGCGGAACTGCTGACCCGGGCGGAACGCGTGAGCATCGTCTGCCACGTCTTCCCGGACGCCGACACGATCGGTGCCGGGCTGGCGCTGGCGCTGGTACTCGACGCCGCGGGCACGTCGGTCGAGGTCAGCTTCGCCGAGCCGGACACCCTGCCCGACTCGCTGCATTCGCTGCCCGGTGGGCATCTTCTGGTGCCACCGGCGCGGATGCGACGCGACGCCGACCTGGTCGTGACCGTCGACATCCCCAGCGTCAACCGGCTGGGCGCGCTGGCCGAGATCGCCGAGCGCGCGGCAGACGTGCTCGTCATCGACCACCACGCGTCGAATCAGTTGTTCGGTACCGCGAACTTCGTCGACCCCACCGCGGATTCGACGACGATGCTGGTCGCCGAGCTGCTCGACGCATGGGGCAAGCCGATCGATCTCGCGGTGGCGCACTGCCTCTACGCCGGATTGACCACCGACACCGGATCGTTCCGCTGGGCGAGTGCGCGGGCGCACCGGCTGGCGGCCCGGTTGGTCGAGGTCGGTGTCGACAACGCCGCGATCAGTCGCACGCTGCTCGACACGCATCCGTTCGCATGGCTGCCGATGCTGTCGCGGGTGCTCGGATCGGCCGAGCTGGTCACCGACGCGGCCGGGGGGCGCGGTTTCGTCTACGCCGTCGTCGACCACGACGAGCTGGCGAATGCGCGCCCCGAGGAAGTCGAGAGCATCGTCGACATCGTGCGCACCACCGCGCAGGCCGAGGTGGCCGCGGTGTTCAAGGAGATCGGGCCGGCACGCTGGTCGGTGTCCATGCGCGCCAAGACATTCGACGTCGCCGCGGTCGCGGGCACCTTCGGCGGGGGCGGGCATCGCGTGGCCGCCGGGTACTCGGCGACCGGATCTGCGGCCGACGTCGTCGCGGCCCTGCGTGCGGCCCTTGGCTGA
- the rbfA gene encoding 30S ribosome-binding factor RbfA yields the protein MADPARAKRLAKRISTLVASAIEYEIKDPRLAGVTITDAKVTNDLHDATLYYTVLGRSLDEEPDYEGAAAGLEKAKGVLRTRVGASLGVRFTPTLAFARDTVPDAAHHMEALLAKARAADEDLARVREGAKHAGDADPYRVVGEDEATGDAEDKGGADTLDN from the coding sequence ATGGCTGATCCCGCACGGGCCAAGCGGCTCGCCAAGCGGATCTCCACGCTCGTCGCCTCGGCCATCGAGTACGAGATCAAGGATCCGCGGCTGGCCGGGGTGACGATCACCGACGCCAAGGTCACCAACGACCTGCATGACGCCACGCTGTACTACACGGTGTTGGGCCGGTCCCTCGACGAGGAACCCGACTACGAGGGCGCCGCCGCCGGCCTGGAGAAGGCCAAAGGCGTGCTGCGTACCCGGGTCGGGGCCTCGTTGGGGGTTCGGTTCACCCCGACGCTGGCGTTCGCCCGCGACACCGTGCCCGACGCCGCGCATCATATGGAGGCGCTCCTGGCGAAAGCCCGCGCGGCTGATGAGGATTTGGCGAGAGTTCGCGAGGGCGCCAAGCACGCGGGCGATGCCGACCCTTACCGTGTAGTCGGGGAGGACGAGGCAACCGGGGACGCTGAGGACAAGGGTGGCGCCGACACGCTCGATAACTGA